The Cervus elaphus chromosome 20, mCerEla1.1, whole genome shotgun sequence genomic interval TTACGTATACATTACAGATCATCTCCATATCAACAAATATGTAACGGGaacactagaaaataaaaattttataatgttcTTATGCAGTGCTTGGCAGCAGAAGAGGATTATAATTGGGATGGGGCATATAGATAGGACTTCTGGGTAAGTTCTAGTTCTTGACATGCCAGTGGTTATAGGAGTGTTTAATAATtcattaagtctttttttttcttgtctgaccCAAACAATTTATTTTTCGCATAAACATATAACCTCAATATGAGATGTCTAACTAGAGCAAGCACCAGCAACAAGACCAAGACAGCATCTCCTCTTCTAAGGTTTAGGTTTTCCCCAGAATTCTTGATACAGGGAATAGCACATACCAAGAGTCATTGCTCCCACAGCAAAGCCTTGGGCTGCCACACGCATGTGGATCAGGTGAACAGACATTTTAGTATTTCCCCTGCTCTTCAATCTGTATAATCCATATGCAACAATTGCTGCAAAACCTGCCATTCCAATGGGGACAAATGGTGCCTCTCTAGCTTTTCGGATAAGTTTAGATTCCTGATCTTCATCatatgaagaaagagaaatatctgtGTCGCTTGACATAGTGATTGAAGAATCTTCAGACAATTTCAAGACGTTTCAGGTTCCTACCGGATTCTGACCCCACTTTAATAATTCattaagttttatatttattttgtgtgttttctacACATGTGCTTTATTTTCCAatgaacagttttttaaaaagaataacaagGCAGTGTTATAAAcaattttatgccaataaattcaaCAACTTAATTgaaacaaattctttgaaaagcaCAACTTaccaaaactaactcaaaatgaaattaaaagttggaaTACCTCTATATGTATCACAGAAATTGAAATTATCAAAACCCTCccccacaaagaaaactccaagCCCAGATTATTTCACTGATGAAGTCTATCAAATACTGAATAATGCTACCAAACttacaaaaatgttttcagaaaacaaaggagaaagaaatacttCCTAACTTCTTTTAAGAGGCCAGCATAATCCTGATACTAAAACTTAAACAAAAGTTTATCAGAAAAtgagttatattttattatattgaggaaTTATTAATTTTAGGTGCAATAATCTAAATAAAAGTCCTTATATTTTAGAGATAcataataaaacattataaataaactaGAATCATATCTAGTTTTGCTTCAAAACAATCTTGGTTAGGGGAAGAGCAGTAATAAATAAACCAAGATTGACCAGAGTTGATAATTATTGAAGTTGGGTGATGGATGCATGGAAATTCATTATACTATTTTCTCTAATATTGTTTACACTCAAGATTTTTCatgatataaaacaaaaaataactacaaaatgattaaaagacattaaatatattaaaacagtAAGTTcacaacaataatttaaaaagaaagtaaaacaaaacaaaaccattgAACACAAAGTTGCTAGGACATCAACTTACTATTTGAAAGGAATAAATAAGGGCAGAGATTTAAGCACTTATCTTACTATTCTGGTATGAACTTTATTTCAGGATAACCAAATGGTCCTGAAGGATGTAAAAAAGTTTTTCTGTAGAGAATTAGAactaatagaagaaaaaataatagcattagAGATAATCATTTTGTAATTGCTAGTGAAATGACCAATTTATAAAATGGTCATAAATGGATGGTAAAACAATTTGGTGAAGAATTGATAGAGAACCTTATAATACAGGGTCAGCCTATCACCACCTGAACATGGAAGGAGCCTAGGATATGAAATAGGCAGTGAAGGAGAGCCGTCCAACCAAGAATACCTGTGCTGCTGTgtcagtgaaaaataaatctttattgtGTTAAATCACTGTAATACGGGTTAATTCATTATAAAGGTTGGCTTACTTTAGAagtatatcatttatatatattaaaacacaTAAGCACATAGTTATATTTTGAAGATACATACATATCCAAACACATACTGAACACATTGAAGTGTGTGTCTGGGTCAGGGAGAGGAACGAGAATAGGGATCaggaattaaaagaagaaaatcaaacaaaaagggGCCTGGTATCAACTGATAACAAGAGGTCACCATGCTCTGCCAAGCATGGTTAacaaggaataaaaaaataataatttaaaagagaGACAACTAATCTACTCTTTGCAGAGAGAGCTCAGGCTAGTGTTAGCTGGTAATTATCTTCTACCTTGAGGAGGAACAAGGTATGATCTGGAGAGGAGGCAATGTTGAAGACAGAGCCTGTTGGAACCCTCCACTAcattcaccagggaagtctcaggtcTGAAAAGTTCCCTAACTGAGACTTTCTCCCAAGTATGACCTTCACTCTCAGCTCTCTTTGGTAGTGATGCAGGAGGCATTTGCCATTCTCTAAACATGGGGCCTGGACCTGGCTATCTCCCCTTGGCACTCACTCCAGGCTGAAGGAGGCTCGACACAGCTGAGAGGCTTGTTCTGGGCCTGGGTGCATCTTCCTGCCCACCCTCCCTCTCTGCTTGAGGAGGGCTGAAGAACGGTCCTTCCTCCAAAGATGTTCAAGTCCTAATCTCCAGAATCTGGGAATAGTttaccttatatggcaaaaaCGACTTGGAAGCTATGGTTAAGGTagggatcttgagatggggagatgatTCTGTTATCACAGTGGGCCCAATGTAAGCACAAGGTTATATAATCACAATGTAATCCTCCTAATAGGAGACAGGAGAATCAGAGAAAGATGTAAGAATGGAAGTAGAGGTCAGAAAGGCAGAATACTatgttgctggctttgaagatggaggaaggggccatgagtCAAGGAACAcaagcagcctctagaagctagaaaaggcaaataaatggACTGACCCCTAGAGTCTCCAGAAGAGGTTACCAACACTTTAACTTAACCCAATGAAATTGATTTCAGACCTGTGACCTCCAcaactgtaagataatacatttgtgttgttttaagtcattaaGTTTGTGACAGTTTGTcatagcagcaatagaaaacatgTACATAGGCTCTGCTGCTAGGCAGCGTAACCTATTCTCCTAGGAGAGTAAGGTCTGTGAAAAGGGAATGGGGAatcaaggaagacttcctggaagcCCCTGCAGTCAGACTGACCTAGGTTCATACCATAGTTCATTTATTATCTATCTGTTAATAATGCATTATTTATAGTGTTGCTGAGAATGGAATAATACTTTAAATTTCCTATTCCTAATTAaccactttttaaattataagtcaCGTCTCTTCCTGGGTTTACACatatttatttctccattctgGGTGTTACTGAACACCCAGTACGTGCCTGGCACCATGTACAGAGTGAGCCTGAGTCCACTGCAAGCTCCAAACATTTCTCACCTAAGCTGCCACTGAGCTCCAGGTCAGTTCAGTGCTCAAGTTCACTACCTTATCCTAAATGCAGGCTCTCATACCTGAGCATTCACATGGTCTCACGTCTCCCTGATGGACTCATCCCAGCAGCATCACCCCTTACCCTCTCAGGTGCTGTTTCCACAGCTACCAAGAGCAGTCTCGCCTCTGCCTTTACCCTGACACTGACAAATGTCTGCAGTCCACTTAGAGGATAGTATGCTCCCTCTGGTTATATTTTCAAGACTCCATTttcatctcattcttttttgtctttctgcatctctctcccttttcatGTCTTCTTCTTTGAGCTCCTAAACAGGTCCTCTTCATAACCTGGAAAGGTCTAAACTAACAGGAGAGCTAAGCCTTAAACAGCCAGTACAGAGGCAGGTAGGAGGGACCAAGGGTGTGTGTTTACCGGCTTCTCTAGGAGTGAAATGAAATCTAAGGTATTGAGACGGGATATCCAGGTTACCTGGAATTCCCAGGCAGCCCCACTCACCCACCTCTCTAGCCTCTCAACACCCTCAGATGCCTATCCAAACTACACTGTAACCCCTTGACTTTGAAGCTCCCAACTCCTCAGGATCCAGCTGAATTTGTCTTTCGTCTTCCACCCCTATCCCCTGCTTCTAATGTCCAGGTCTGCAATGTTGAGTTCTTATCCCATGATGTTGGGCCTACTCACCCTGCCTTCCCAGAAAAATATTTGGTCCAGGACTGATTTTTCTTGTATCCCTGGTCCAGATTAATGCACCCTTTACCCAATTCTGGTCCAAGGGTCTCTTTCCTCAGAGCCTGTTGTTCTTCTGTAAACACCAAGCTGCCTCTCTAGGACAAGGTAAGAACCTGAGTGTTAAAACAGGGAGAAAATTGCTTTCAGATCCTTTGGGCTTGGATGATGTTGACAGGGTGCGGTGGGGGACTGGTCTGGCCAAGTGATGGAACTTTGGTGGACGGGCAAGTAGGCAGGTGATCTGGGTTCTTTAACCTGAGGATCCTCACAGAGTTACCACGGGCAAATCTGGGGCACTCTCTGCCTTCTCTAGGCCTGTTTCTCTAACCTGTCTGTGCAATGAGAGGGCTGGTCTTCATTAAGGCTCTATTTGAGCCTGAAGGTTTCACCCAGCTACTCCAGCAATGGTGCATAATGGCCACAAGAGGGCGGACAACCTCTTCAGCTCAGGAGTTTGTAGATGAAATGAACCAGCAAGcttaaaaaaaggaatacaagGGTTTCAAGCAGAAAGGTAGTTACCCAAAGTCACCACAAAATGGCAACAGGGTCAGGATACTGGGAAAGGGTACTTGAATTCCCAGCCTAAAGGGAGGTCAGGAGCCCTGAGACCAAGAGGGATCGTAAGGAGAGGGCTGGTGGGCAGCAAAGAAGAGACTTACTTATATTCTTTAGAGATTTCAATCCCTTTGACAGGAGAGGAGGAAACATGGTCTTTAGAGGAGAGCCACAAATCAAAGGTATTGCCCAAAAAggatctggggggggggggtgtttcgGGACAAGACTTGAGGAGTTTATGGGAACTAGAGATGAACAACTTGGCTTCTGTCCCTTCCCCAACATAGAATGAAAAGTAGAGAAACTGCAGGACTTATTCTAGGATTTAAGGAAGATTCCTCAAGTCAggaaatgaagtcacttagtcatgtcctactctttgcgaccccatgaactgtagattgcctggctcctctgttcatgggatttcccaggcaagaagactggaggggttgccatttccttcttcagaggatcttctcaactcaggaggGCACAGCAAATAGGGAAGGATCACCTGacatcctttttttctcctttttgccttCCAATAATCTATCAATAGTTTCAGGGCCCAGGAAAGACAGAAACTAACAAAGGGGCAGTACCTGGGGTTCCAAGAGTTAATTTCCAAGAATTCATACTCTGACATCAGTCATAGCCCTCATCTCCACCCTGTCTCTGGGCCTGTCCCCTCGCTGAGCCCCAGGTTGGCAGCTTCCCTGAGTCCCTTCTTTGGTGTAACTCACTAGGGCCCTGGGACCCAGGACCAGAGCCAGTGCCCTGCTTCCTCTGCAGTCCCAGGAGTCTAGAGCTTGCTctaagagaggaaggaaagcagTCTTTCCCTCCTACTCTCCCCCTCCCAGGATGCGGGCCCTAAGACCAAAGAGCTTTAGTCTTTCTCTGCCACGCCCCCCATTGTAACCCAGACAAGGGGATTCCTTGTGTCCCAGCCACAGGGCGGCATCCTAGTGTCCAAATGGTGGAAGGTCTGGGgcaggatgggggaaggggaatCACAGGATCTGAGAAAATATCTCCCCATTTTGGAGACTGTGGTACACCCCAAGCTTCTCCCTCTGGCTCCCATCAGAAGTTGAAGAGACAAGGCTGAGGGACTCATCTGCATATTAAAGGCCTGAGGCCCAGAGTAGAAACTGAGAAGGTGTGGAGACACAAAGGCTGAACCTTCTGGCAGACAGATTTGGAGCCAGAATACAAGAATGGAGGCAACCCAGGGACAGAGTAAGACAAGGGCCTATGGCAGGGCAGGCCAAACAGACTGTTGAGATCTGTAGGTGGAGGCCCCTGCCAGCTTCCTCCCTAAAAGCAGAGAAACAGGAGTGCAGGCACCAGACAGGCAGGTGGTCAGAGAGGAAGTGAGAATCCCTAGAATAAAATGAGAACTCCCTGTTTAAATAGGAAGAACCTTTCTGAGAAGTGCAAACATCTGACTGAGAAACTTTCCTGCCAGGAGGGTAGTATATTCCCATTCACAAGACGGAATGGTACGGAGAATAAATAATATGGTCTCATTTAGCAGCAGAGGCTCAAATACCCCTATATCTATCATCACTAAAAGACTGGTACAAAGGAAAGGCTAATCCATCCTGGCAGGAAATGACATCACTCACCAGACAGGAAGGGGTGGCCCTACCAGCCCCAAAGGCTTCTGGGAGGGCCAATCCATGGAGGGTTGGCCCTGAATGTCCATGTCCCTCCACAGTCCTCCATGTTGGCCAAGAGTGGGGCTAAGGTTCCTAGAAGTTGGGTGAGGTAATCACATCCCAGTCCCTTCATCAGTGATTTCATAGGGATGCTAAACTCTCAAATCTTTACCTAGTTGTGGGGAATGGAGAAGAGATACTATCACACCTGGAGCCACAGGTCAAGCCTCTAGAGTCCATGTATCTATGGAAATAGCTCTAGGGACCCAATAATTGAAGGTTAAAGGCAGAGCCTCCCCAGGGACCAGAGGGATGGTAAGGCCAGGTTTCATGGTAACTGATTTCAGTGCAGCCTCTTCCTAATTCCAGACAGAGGGAGAACAAATTCAAGGGAGACCACGGCCTAGTGATGAAAGAGCCATAGGAGTACAAAAGGGTGGAAGAGTTGTTACAGGAAGGTCACATCATCCTGGCACTGGCCCCAGTACCAGTGGGGCTCAAAGCCCAGCTTAGCACTCTCATCCTCTGGCGGCTCAGGAGGTGCACCTTGCAGCCCCTCCCCTGGGGGTTTCCACACGGCCCTCAAGCTCCCTAGCCTGGTAGCTGTCAGGTCCACCTCAGTCCTGGCCCTCTCCCCACCAGGTATAACCTTTGCCCAGTCCATCTCGGGACGGGGAGCCCCAGGGGGGCCGTGTTCATCCAGCTCGCTGGGCATCACTGTGTCTAGGAAGCTGCCGATGGAGACACTGTCCAGCCGGTCAGTGGAGCTGGTGTCTGGCAGGCTGTCCCAGCTGCCTCGCCTTGAGCGGCCTGGGCTTCCGCCCGTCAGGCTATATTGGCTGCTGGTGAGGCTGCTGCAGTGGCTGGTCAAcgtccccctctcctccaacAGCCAGCGCACCGCCTCAATGCCCTCGTTCAAGGTCACCAGCTGCTGCAGGATCTTCACATCGATGGCTCTCAGGTAAGCCTAGGGGAGTGGGAGAAGAAATCAGTCCCAGGTTCTAGGCCACGGGTTTCCCCAGTGTTTCTAGAGGCCTCTACCTTGTAATCCAACCAACTATGCTTGACTTTCAAGAATCATGTAAACAGAATGGTTTGGACTGTAGGCATTAGAAGCAGACAGATTGTTGCTTAAAATCTCAGCTCTACAACTGATCAGCTTTATGACTGTGGGCAACTTTCTTGCCTTTGTTGGGCCTGGGTTTCCTTGTTTGTGAAATAGGTTTAAATGACTCACCTCAAAGGATGGTTGGGAGAGTTTTGAGATGTTGTCTGTTAAATACGGACCACTATACCTGGTACAGAGTAAGatctcagtaaatattaaatattaaaatccaAACCTACTGAGATTTAAACTTCACAGATAGAATATTTACTACTGAACCAGTCCAGACTCACAAGTAAGACTTAAAAGCAGTTATCCAAAAAGTTGCCTTGGAGGGGGCCAAGTGTTAATTGGGAAATAGATTGGGCCAAACAGAGGCATGAGCTGGGGGCATGGCATAAAGAGGATGCTAACCTGGTCCCCTAGTCCCTCTGGGGTGTGGCAGTAgctgctgtggggagggaagggttGGCTAGAGCTTCAAAGGGTAAGCATCCTGCTGGCTagagatttggggcttccctctaCTATACACCAGTCTCCCTTGCACTGAGGGCAAGTCTGACTTACTGGGTAATCTCTAGGGTCCTTTCCAGCTCAGATGCACTGAGTTATCTTCCCCAAGCACAAGTCTGAACTTGTCCCTTCCTTGCTCAAGAACCTTTAAGGGCTTTGCACTGctctcagaaaataaaatctttggaaTATTTTAGCAGCAGATATTCAAAAGCCTGTCATAATATGGTTCGTGCTCATCCCTCTAACTTCATCTCTACCATATCTCCATGGGAACTCCAGGTCCTGCCacacataacttttaaaatttcatttcatttagtttcaCTTTTAATAAAAGCAATAGATTACATAGATTAAAGAAGCAAATAGTTCTGCAAGATTTGTTAAGAAAAGTAACAGTTTCCCCATTCTAAATCCCACTTGCCAGAGACAACTACTATTAATTTTTTAGCTGTTTATTTTGTTGTGTGcatgcccagtcacttcagttgtgtccaactctgtgtgaccctacagAATgtagccaggctcccctgtccatgggattctccaggcaagaatactagagtgggttgccatgccctcctccaagggatcttcccaacccagggatcaaacccatgtctcctatgtctcccgcattacaggtgaattctttcctgctgagccatcaaggaagcccatttaTTTTGGTACTTACCTTCTAATTTCTAAATAACTGCTTActgatttttaagtattttctgtTGACTTTGTACATAATAGAAGGTTAAGGATTTAACTCTTTCATCCTACTCCCTATATCCCTGCCATACTCATACCCTCCCCATTTCATTAcaacatatgaaataaaattaattattcagCATTTACCTTATTAGAATTTGGAAATGCTACTCACAGCTAAGCTATGTGGTTTACTGtcattacttttccttttttacaaCTTTAAGTTTTCCTTTTCAGATAATAATTATTATCCTTATTATTACCACTACTACCACAACTATTTTGCTTAGTTTGGTATATTGTTGTCAGTAAGTCATCCCTAAACTCTCTCCCAGTAGTCTGAATTTCCCTctcaaagctttattttttttaattgaagtataattgctctaCAAGGTTGTATAAGCTTCCactgtacaataaagtgaaacagctatatgtatacatatatgcccttcctcttgagcccgctcccac includes:
- the LURAP1 gene encoding leucine rich adaptor protein 1; protein product: MEGTAESQTPDLRDVEGKVGRKTPEGLLRGLRGEWEPGTSGALLLSGAPSTGHSLGDKIMALRMELAYLRAIDVKILQQLVTLNEGIEAVRWLLEERGTLTSHCSSLTSSQYSLTGGSPGRSRRGSWDSLPDTSSTDRLDSVSIGSFLDTVMPSELDEHGPPGAPRPEMDWAKVIPGGERARTEVDLTATRLGSLRAVWKPPGEGLQGAPPEPPEDESAKLGFEPHWYWGQCQDDVTFL
- the LOC122677026 gene encoding HIG1 domain family member 1A, mitochondrial-like, translated to MSSDTDISLSSYDEDQESKLIRKAREAPFVPIGMAGFAAIVAYGLYRLKSRGNTKMSVHLIHMRVAAQGFAVGAMTLGMCYSLYQEFWGKPKP